A single genomic interval of Anopheles marshallii chromosome 2, idAnoMarsDA_429_01, whole genome shotgun sequence harbors:
- the LOC128719987 gene encoding ATP synthase mitochondrial F1 complex assembly factor 1 isoform X1, producing the protein MYLDSCLIDSRPSCAFFLLINHICFDSVTIPARSFHMSSARERSEKVLEELKEKNPYFEKYASKIATVQQSSPEEFLSRLDSVEKEKKKPKFGPSKSERDYSELLKPKVSLTTEATRDSSHRKLSDIMRLELIEDKSADDIKHLWLEYHKDKDVITAAIPVEQFNLMMARAKQYPVFILPIPRSQGYEFIMLQFAANTVHFTPLLNYQVHKENAPECLNMTMFTECSDKGIVLMRGEYDTKVLNAQEAQCLANQVQLYYSQNNESKVHLLETFTKSPDKFKHMDIIEELNNLKI; encoded by the exons ATGTACCTTGACAGCTGTCTGATTGACAGTAGACCCtcatgtgcgttttttttgctaatcaaccacatttgttttgattcggTAACGATAC CTGCACGAAGCTTCCACATGTCATCTGCACGCGAACGATCGGAAAAGGTTTTGGAGGAGTTGAAGGAGAAAAATCCTTACTTCGAAAAGTATGCTAGTAAAATAGCAACCGTGCAGCAAAGCTCACCGGAGGAATTTCTCTCCCGGCTCGACAGTgtggagaaggaaaagaaaaagccaAAATTTGGCCCTTCCAAATCGGAACGCGACTATTCGGAACTTCTTAAACCGAAAGTTTCACTAACAACCGAAGCGACGAGAGACAGTTCCCATCGAAAGCTCAGCGATATTATGCGGCTAGAATTGATCGAAGATAAATCCGCTGATGATATCAAGCATCTGTGGTTAGAATATCATAAAGACAAAGATGTCATAACGGCTGCAATTCCAGTGGAACAATTCAATCTCATGATGGCTCGGGCGAAGCAATACCCTGTTTTTATCCTTCCAATACCACGAAGCCAAGGGTATGAGTTTATAATGTTGCAATTTGCGGCAAATACAGTACATTTTACACCGCTTCTGAATTACCAG GTTCACAAAGAAAACGCACCAGAATGTTTAAACATGACCATGTTCACCGAATGTTCGGACAAAGGAATCGTACTAATGCGGGGAGAGTATGATACGAAAGTACTCAATGCGCAAGAAGCGCAATGTTTGGCCAATCAAGTGCAACTATATTACAGCCAAAACAATGAATCGAAAGTACACCTGCTTGAGACGTTCACCAAGAGTCCAGATAAGTTCAAGCACATGGATATCATTGAGGAGCTAAATAATTTgaagatttaa
- the LOC128719987 gene encoding ATP synthase mitochondrial F1 complex assembly factor 1 isoform X2 encodes MAAIALVRRSILLSHKFTTARSFHMSSARERSEKVLEELKEKNPYFEKYASKIATVQQSSPEEFLSRLDSVEKEKKKPKFGPSKSERDYSELLKPKVSLTTEATRDSSHRKLSDIMRLELIEDKSADDIKHLWLEYHKDKDVITAAIPVEQFNLMMARAKQYPVFILPIPRSQGYEFIMLQFAANTVHFTPLLNYQVHKENAPECLNMTMFTECSDKGIVLMRGEYDTKVLNAQEAQCLANQVQLYYSQNNESKVHLLETFTKSPDKFKHMDIIEELNNLKI; translated from the exons ATGGCTGCAATAGCGCTGGTTCGTCGTTCTATTTTACTATCTCACAAATTTACAACTGCACGAAGCTTCCACATGTCATCTGCACGCGAACGATCGGAAAAGGTTTTGGAGGAGTTGAAGGAGAAAAATCCTTACTTCGAAAAGTATGCTAGTAAAATAGCAACCGTGCAGCAAAGCTCACCGGAGGAATTTCTCTCCCGGCTCGACAGTgtggagaaggaaaagaaaaagccaAAATTTGGCCCTTCCAAATCGGAACGCGACTATTCGGAACTTCTTAAACCGAAAGTTTCACTAACAACCGAAGCGACGAGAGACAGTTCCCATCGAAAGCTCAGCGATATTATGCGGCTAGAATTGATCGAAGATAAATCCGCTGATGATATCAAGCATCTGTGGTTAGAATATCATAAAGACAAAGATGTCATAACGGCTGCAATTCCAGTGGAACAATTCAATCTCATGATGGCTCGGGCGAAGCAATACCCTGTTTTTATCCTTCCAATACCACGAAGCCAAGGGTATGAGTTTATAATGTTGCAATTTGCGGCAAATACAGTACATTTTACACCGCTTCTGAATTACCAG GTTCACAAAGAAAACGCACCAGAATGTTTAAACATGACCATGTTCACCGAATGTTCGGACAAAGGAATCGTACTAATGCGGGGAGAGTATGATACGAAAGTACTCAATGCGCAAGAAGCGCAATGTTTGGCCAATCAAGTGCAACTATATTACAGCCAAAACAATGAATCGAAAGTACACCTGCTTGAGACGTTCACCAAGAGTCCAGATAAGTTCAAGCACATGGATATCATTGAGGAGCTAAATAATTTgaagatttaa
- the LOC128709037 gene encoding uncharacterized protein LOC128709037 produces the protein MPQRRGWRQPKQDHSVYVQQLFRDFLTRNGEIPITAGPNDARMNFCGPKPGVTEQRKQPGIFDRAVYARFERNTNNGSFIRQEPTHRSKTGLMRWIDQQRNNRSQRNVAQKPPRLDDYLNLPGNFFSETDHMKLPFEVADRTIGNVTSNFVPPATSTPFDRMASFGVSGVLSDPEELQSNRPVIQSTSSTTSSIWDLFLKNCEDYLTDVTNEHECTSEWIHQRQEMQTLVQTGEINLSDHYKYRPDIGTDTIPVKTSKHSEIIGEPLANSRDNSLTTNCYHAQNSRTFDLMSLVTPMETHDILNPFPVILDDLKPDQDPMLKKRKKRNNVTFLIDPNSQSKFKTCSTVQTTQKESSQVDDILLTASPPSPNMSSNRARYLYEESTFLLDRMPSDDTLLEKLDALLEEEEFSIHGGITIPDIDFYTLANQPTIDISFPSQLKAMNHPTDDSIVANADFPDTPMYLTQDLTIAPTIQNFQEAMF, from the exons ATGCCTCAGCGTCGAGGATGGAGACAGCCCAAACAAGACCACAGCGTGTATGTGCAGCAGTTGTTTAGAGATTTTCTGACGCGGAATGGAGAAATCCCTATTACTGCCGGGCCAAATGACGCACGGATGAATTTCTGTGGGCCCAAACCTGGCGTTACCGAGCAGCGAAAGCAACCGGGTATATTTGACCGTGCTGTGTATGCTCGTTTTGAACGCAATACAAATAACGGAAGCTTTATTCGCCAAGAACCAACGCACAGATCAAAAACAGGACTTATGAGATGGATTGATCAACAGCGCAACAACCGTTCGCAACGAAATGTGGCGCAGAAGCCACCGCGCTTGGATGACTATCTGAATTTGCCAGGGAATTTCTTCTCTGAAACGGATCATATGAAACTACCATTCGAAGTGGCTGACAGAACGATAGGCAATGTAACGAGCAATTTTGTTCCACCAGCAACATCAACGCCTTTTGATCGCATGGCTTCGTTCGGTGTATCTGGAGTGCTCTCTGATCCGGAAGAACTTCAGTCGAATCGTCCCGTTATCCAATCAACCTCTAGCACAACATCCAGTATTTGGGATTTGTTCTTGAAAAATTGCGAAGATTATTTAACCGACGTTACAAACGAACACGAATGCACCAGCGAATGGATCCACCAGCGACAGGAAATGCAAACACTTGTGCAAACgggagaaattaatttatccGATCATTACAAATATCGACCTGACATAGGTACAGATACTATTCCCGTTAAGACTTCGAAGCATAGCGAAATCATAGGTGAACCACTCGCTAACAGCAGAGATAATTCGCTGACTACTAATTGTTATCACGCTCAAAACAGTCGAACATTTGACCTTATGTCGTTAGTAACTCCTATGGAAACCCATGACATACTGAACCCATTCCCTGTTATTCTGGACGATCTAAAGCCGGACCAGGACCCGATGctgaagaaacgaaaaaaaagaaataacgtcacatttttaattgatccAAATTCTCAAAGCAAATTCAAAACGTGTTCAACCGTCCAAACAACACAGAAGGAATCAAGCCAGGTGGATGATATATTGCTT ACTGCATCGCCACCTTCTCCAAATATGTCTTCGAATCGTGCACGTTATTTGTACGAAGAAAGCACTTTCCTTTTGGACCGAATGCCATCCGACGATACGCTATTGGAAAAATTGGATGCACTGTTGGAAGAAGAGGAATTCAGTATACACGGCGGAATAACAATTCCCGACATTGATTTCTACACTTTAGCGAATCAACCAACGATTGATATTTCCTTTCCCAGCCAGTTGAAAGCAATGAATCATCCTACAGATGATTCTATTGTTGCAAACGCAGATTTTCCAGATACTCCAATGTATTTAACGCAAGATTTGACGATAGCGCCAACTATACAGAATTTCCAAGAAGCTATGTTTTGA
- the LOC128719002 gene encoding neuropeptide F-like, with protein sequence MASGTFTQRLLVALMICTLIADLTTLTAARPQDSDAASVAAAIRYLQELETKHAQHARPRLIRSELPPNINGVHSGLDKIIGYFILEAIDRAHSTDARPRFGKRGGYLNPAVFGQDEQENLYRLIGRIQHFRDEQRPTKF encoded by the exons ATGGCGTCCGGCACTTTTACTCAGCGTCTGCTTGTGGCTCTAATGATCTGCACCCTGATCGCGGACCTCACCACTTTGACTGCAGCCCGGCCCCAGGATAGTGATGCAGCATCGGTAGCAGCCGCCATTCGATACCTGCAGGAACTGGAGACTAAGCATGCTCAGCACGCTAGACCCAG GTTAATACGAAGTGAACTTCCACCCAATATAAATGGTGTTCACTCGGGGCTAGACAAAATTATTGGATATTTCATCCTAGAAGCTATCGATAGAGCACACTCGACTGACGCTAGACCCAG ATTCGGCAAACGTGGTGGATACCTTAACCCGGCAGTATTTGGACAGGACGAACAAGAG AATCTTTACAGGTTGATTGGCAGGATCCAACATTTTCGAGATGAACAACGTCCGACTAAGTTCTAG
- the LOC128719001 gene encoding synaptic vesicle glycoprotein 2A, which yields MRSEVNDSSVFTIEGYKVTTTKSVADQEYKSYTFDEVIDIIGFGRTRLHIFIASSIIMMAVLNETMGISIIIPAAQCDLHLSATDKGLLTGVSFAGIIVSSHFWGYIADTKGRRRTLIVSLMMTAICALVSGLSINYTMMVVMRFLVGVFISAPSATIFAYLGEFFTTANRTVVITYASVAVGLSAVFTASTGWYVLSFTWTLGVAGTELVLKPWRLLFFVYTLPTLIGAVWLVVLPESPKFYLSRGRESEGFAILLRLYLENHPHATADDFPVKHIIPEAGQKDRSAAPKASGGFWHITNSVWNQTVPLFQRANVANFTICCAVQFGLFVVSAGMGLWFPDIINRLTTSNVLDATVCEALDVSMRVDFEHELEHEVIIGDAACNDNINERVFVYAIALGGLYTVLYLVMSVLMRILGRKCLVAFNLFFSGFSGIALQFVVHPYITMALFCSFLVFAGTSISILNGATVSLFPTNVRAMAVCLSLMMGRLGSVFGSNLVGLIMEENCTLTFNLFATGSIICAVLTIMLPS from the exons atgcGTTCGGAGGTGAATGATTCTTCAGTGTTTACCATTGAAGGTTACAAAGTGACGACAACCAAATCGGTTGCAGATCAAGAATACAAAAGTTATACCTTCGATGAAGTGATCGATATAATAG GATTCGGCAGAACTAGGTTGCACATATTTATAGCTTCGTCTATAATCATGATGGCAGTGTTAAATGAAACTATGGGCATTTCAATCATAATCCCAGCCGCCCAGTGTGATCTTCATCTATCTGCCACGGATAAAGGCTTATTGACTGGAGTAAGCTTTGCGG GCATTATCGTTTCGTCACACTTCTGGGGTTATATTGCTGATACGAAAGGTCGTCGAAGGACGCTCATCGTGTCACTGATGATGACCGCCATCTGTGCACTGGTTTCCGGTTTATCCATCAACTATACAATGATGGTGGTTATGCGTTTCCTGGTGGGAGTTTT CATTTCTGCACCATCGGCTACCATCTTTGCTTACCTGGGAGAATTTTTCACAACTGCTAACCGTACCGTGGTGATAACGTATGCCAGTGTAGCGGTAGGACTATCAGCTGTTTTCACTGCAA GCACTGGTTGGTATGTGCTATCGTTCACCTGGACCCTAGGTGTTGCGGGGACGGAACTTGTCCTCAAGCCTTGGcgtcttttattttttgtgtacaCGTTACCCACGCTGATAGGAGCAGTGTGGCTTGTGGTACTTCCGGAGAGTCCCAAGTTTTACCTTTCCCGCGGACGCGAATCGGAAGGGTTTGCTATTCTTCTGCGACTCTACCTAGAAAACCACCCTCATGCAACCGCGGATGATTTTCCCGTCAAACACATTATCCCTGAAGCGGGACAAAAAGATCGCAGTGCAGCACCGAAAGCATCCGGAGGTTTCTGGCACATCACTAACAGCGTTTGGAATCAAACGGTTCCTCTGTTCCAACGAGCCAATGTGGCAAATTTTACCATTTGCTGTGCAGTGCAGTTTGGACTGTTTGTAGT ttCTGCAGGAATGGGGCTATGGTTTCCTGATATCATTAACCGACTTACTACATCGAATGTTTTGGATGCTACTGTTTGTGAAGCACTGGATGTATCTATGCGCGTAGACTTTGAACATGAGCTGGAACATGAAGTCATAATCGGCGATGCAGCGTGTAATGACAACATCAATGAACGAGTTTTCGTCTACGCTATCGCCTTGGGCGGATTATATACGGTGCTGTATCTAGTCATGTCTGTGTTGATGCGTATATTGGGTCGCAAGTGTTTGGTTGCATTTAACTTATTCTTCTCGGGATTCTCCGGGATCGCGCTACAATTTGTAGTCCATCCATACATTACTATGGCACTCTTCTGTTCGTTTTTAGTGTTTGCCGGTACATCCATTTCCATTCTCAATGGCGCCACTGTATCGTTATTTCCAACAAATGTTCGAGCGATGGCCGTGTGTTTGAGCCTAATGATGGGGCGTCTGGGAAGTGTGTTTGGAAGTAATTTAGTAGGGCTCATCATGGAAGAAAACTGCACGCTTACATTTAACCTGTTTGCCACTGGTTCTATAATTTGTGCCGTTTTAACAATAATGTTGCCTAGTTAG